CCCTCTGAGATGCCCTTCCAGAACACCATACGCAGGATGGCGGTACTGGCGAGAGGGATGCACCAGGACAGCGTGGAGGCATTGAAGTCCGGCAATACGGCGCTTGCCGAGGATGTGATCGCGCGCGACAATGATGTCGACCGCCTCCAGTGGTTGATTGCGCGGCAGGCGAACCTGGTGCTGAACGACGCCAACCTCTCACGGCGCATGAACGTCAGTCCGCAGATGGCACTGACATATTTTTTGATTGCACGGATCATCGAGCGGATCGGCGATCACGGCACCCGCATCGCACGCAGTTCCATCGGACTTACGATGACAGACCAGAAATGTGATATCATCACAATGATCGACGATGCAAGCACCACTGCATCCTCCATATTTGACCGGGCCATCGAATCGCTTTTCTCACAGGATATCAAGACGGCAAACGCAACCATCCAGCATGTCGAAGACCTCGAAGAACAGGCGCGGGCGATCAACACCCATGCACTCGACTATGATGCCGCCACGGCGACGGCGCTGGTCTCGATATCCGACAGCATACGCAGGATAGGGGAATATTCGGGAGATATCTGCGAGAGTATCATCAATCATCTCATTCACGAAGAGACACCGATACACTAAAATTATTCGGCGCACTGTATTTTTCGATCCCAATGGATGAGACGACGATTGTAGAAGACCTCACAGACAGCACATGGGAGACACGGATCGAGAGGGGTGAACTCCCCTCGATTGTGATGTTTCACAGCCCGACATGCCCGTTCTGCAAACAGATTGAACCCTACTTCCGCGATTTTTCCGGAGAATATGCGGGACGCATTCTTTTTGCCAGACTGGACGTATCCACCAATCCCTGGACAGTCGAACGCT
This genomic interval from Methanofollis fontis contains the following:
- a CDS encoding phosphate uptake regulator PhoU, encoding MEIRKVQITGGSSYIVSLPKEWIKSSKIAKNDPVGLIVQQDGTLLVTPKIDVEAVQREKTFQVNATTDQIFILRCLISAYIAGYTVITLTAQGRLPPKIRMRVRDFTQMAIGQEVVEETETSIRIKDLLNPSEMPFQNTIRRMAVLARGMHQDSVEALKSGNTALAEDVIARDNDVDRLQWLIARQANLVLNDANLSRRMNVSPQMALTYFLIARIIERIGDHGTRIARSSIGLTMTDQKCDIITMIDDASTTASSIFDRAIESLFSQDIKTANATIQHVEDLEEQARAINTHALDYDAATATALVSISDSIRRIGEYSGDICESIINHLIHEETPIH
- a CDS encoding thioredoxin family protein — protein: MDETTIVEDLTDSTWETRIERGELPSIVMFHSPTCPFCKQIEPYFRDFSGEYAGRILFARLDVSTNPWTVERYAVRQTPTFKFFCSGKPVQELVGAAFPALLKKNIDEFLKHGEGCARSSSEIDYEITGYA